GAACATCAACCGGTCCATGGAAGAGCAGGGGCGGGTGACGGAGTCCATCGCGAAGGCCGCCGAAGAGCTTGTGAGCCTGTCGGAAGAGATGCAGAAGTCCGCCGCCCGGTTCAGGGTCGAGGAAGAGACGAAATCCGGTCTCGTTCCCTCCAGGGAAACACCGGACGAAGCCTGATCCTTTCAGCCTTCGACTGGAAAACAGGGGAGTCTCCTGACGGAGACTCCCCTGTCGTGATCAGAATTTCTTCAGGGCTCTTTTGCCTGTTCCCTTTCCCGGCGGGGGAAGCCCCTTGTCCCTGCAGTCGGGGCAGAGGCCGTAGAGGGTGAGCTGCTGCTTCAGCACCTGAAACCCCTCCAGCGCGCCGGAGTACGACTCCGCCCCGGGGAGATTCACATCAACGTCGATCAGGGAACGGCATGAAAGGCAGAAGAAATGATTGTGGGAAACCGCGCAGGTATCGTACCGGATTCCGCCGTCGCTGAGATCCTGCACTTCCGCGATCTCTCCCAGGGAGGCCATCTCACGAATGGTGTTGTAGACCGTCGTCCGCGAGACTTCGGGCATGATGGACACCACCTGGCGGTATACTTCATCCACCGTGGGATGGCTCCTGTCCCTGGAGAGAATCTCAATAATCAGGCGACGCTGGGGAGTAAGCTTGAGCCCCTTCTCCCGCAGACTGGCCGCTATTTTGTCCACGGATCGCATGAAGCACCCCTCCTTGTTCCCGAAACCACATTGTAATCATTATAAATAAAAATAATTTTCCGTCAACAACAACTCGGAAAGTCCGTCCGCGCTCCTTCCGCGGACGGACTTTCCGAGGCGGACAGGCTTATTCGACGTAGAGCTTGTAGAGTGCCTGGGTGCCCTCGTTTTCCAGGCCCCGGGCGGCGACTTTCCCGTACTGCTCGAAAGCCTTCTTCAGTCCGGCGGCGTCCAGTCCCATGCGCTCCGCCTCCTCGAGCGCTATCTTCATGTCTTTTATGAAATGCTTCACGAAAAAGCCGGGAGCAAAATCGCCCGCCAGGATCCTGGGGGCAAGATTGGAGAGGGACCAGCTTCCCGCAGCGCCGCCGGAGATGCTCGACAGCACTTTTTCCGGGTCGAGGCCGGCTTTCTTCGAGTAGGCCAGAGCCTCGCAGACCCCCATCATGTTGGAAGCGATGGCGATCTGGTTGGCCATCTTGGTGTGCTGTCCGCTGCCCGGTCCGCCCTGGAAGACGATATTCTTTCCCAGAAGGGAGAAAAGGGGCATCATGTCATTGAAAACAGCTTCGTCTCCGCCCACCATGATGGACAGGGTCCCCTCCCGGGCCCCCCTGTCGCCCCCCGACACGGGGGCATCGAGGACAGGAACCCCTTTTTCGGCTCCCGCAGCGGCGATGCGGGCCGCCAGGCCCGGGCTCGAGGTGGTCATGTCGATGAGCACCGTTCCGGGCCGGGCCCCCGCAAGGAGCCCCTTTTCCCCGAGATAGACCTCCTCCACGTCGGCGGGAAATCCCACCATGGTGATGATCACATCGCTCTTCTCCGCCAGGGAATGGACGTCGTCCTTCCACACGGCCCCCTGGGTCAGCAGGTCCAGGGCCTTCTCTTTCGACCTGTTGTAGACGAGCAGCTCGTAACCGCCCCTCATGATGTGCCCCGCCATGCTGTGCCCCATGACTCCGAGACCTACGAATCCGACGACCGTTTTTCCCCTTTCGGGTTTCATTCAGTGCCACCTCCGGTTGTTGTTTTCTGCCCTTCTTGCTCCTTTCCCGTCCAATTGTTCCCATATTCTCCATTCTCGGGTACAATACATGAAGGAAAGAAGGGTCAGTTTTGATTGTACCCTTATCATTACAGATTGAGAAGGAGGCAGATCCATGAACACTCTGGAAAGGATCGAGCAACTGCTTGGAGACAAGGCGGAGTACCTGCTCGGACACACATGCAAAACCATAGGTCGGGAAATGCTCATCCTCCCGGGACCTGATTTTGTGGACAGGGTGACGGCGCTCTCCGACCGCTCCATTCCGGTAATGCGGTCCATGCAAACCCTCTTCGGCAGCGGAAGGCTGGCCGGAACGGGATACCTCTCCATCCTCCCCGTGGACCAGGGAATCGAACACTCCGCCGGAGCCAGCTTCGCTCCCAACCCCATCTATTTCGACCCCGAGAACATCGTGAAGCTCGCCATTGAGGCCGGATGCAACGCCGTGGCCAGCACCCTGGGCGTTCTCTCGTCGGTGGCCAGGAAATACGCCCACAAAATCCCCTTCGTGTTGAAGATCAACCACAACGAGCTGCTCTCCTACCCCAACAAGTACGACCAGATCCTCTTCGCCTCAGTGGAACAGGCCCGGGACATGGGAGCCGCCGCCGTGGGCGCCACCATCTATTTCGGCAGCGACGAGTCCTCCCGGCAGATCCAGGAGATCAGCACCGCCTTCGAGATCGCCCACAACCTGGGCATGGCCACGATCCTGTGGTGCTACCTGAGAAACAACGCCTTCAAGACGGCGGAGAAGGACTACCACGTGGCCGCCGACCTCACGGGGCAGGCGAACCACCTCGGCGTAACCATCGGCGCCGACATCATCAAGCAGAAGCTCCCCGAGAACAATGGGGGATTCACCGCCCTGAAGTTCGGCAAGACGGCGAAGGCGGTCTACGAAAAACTCTCCAGCGACCATCCCATCGACCTGACCCGGTACCAGGTGGCGAACTGCTATATGGGCAGGGCAGGACTGATCAACTCCGGCGGCGCCTCCGGAACCAACGACCTTGCCGAAGCCGTGAAGACCGCGGTGATCAACAAGAGGGCCGGCGGCATGGGCCTCATCCTCGGCCGCAAGGCCTTCCAGCGCCCCATGAAGGAGGGCGTGGAAATCATTCACGCCGTGCAGGACGTTTATCTCGAGAAGCAGGTGACCATAGCCTAGCTCCGGCTGAGCGGGAAGCCTCGAAGAGCCCCTTGAAGAAGGCCCGGACGTTCTCCCCCAGGAGACGGGTATTGTAGCCTCCCTCCTGGACCGCGAGGACGGGAAGGCCCAGGCCGCCGATCAGTCTTCCGTTGTTTTCGAAGTCCCTGGCGACGAGGCTCCAGGTTCCCGTGGGATCTTTTTTGCAGGTGTCCCCGCCGAAGGGAACGACGAGAAAACGGGCTCCATGGTCCGAAATTCTTCTCGATACCCTCCTGAGGGCGTCTAGGTATTCTTGCCCCGAAAGATGCTCGGGAAGGGGAAGGTTGAGGTTGAAACCCCGGCCTTCTCCTTCCCCTTTTTCGTCCTCGAAGCCGGAGAAATAGGGGTAGGCGAACCGGGGGTGCCCGTGGAGGGAGACGGTGAGGACGTCGCTCCGCCGGTAGAAGATGTCCTGCTGGCCGTTGCCGTGGTGGTAGTCCACGTCGAGCATGGCCACCCTGCCGAAGGCCGAGAGGTACTCGGCGGCGGCGGCCGCGCTGTTCAGGTAGCAGAAGCCGCCGAAGAGACGCCGCTCGGCGTGGTGCCCGGGGGGTCTCACCAGGGCGTAGGCCAGGTGCCGTCCTTCCGCAAGGGCCTGGGCGCCCGACAGGGCGCAGTCCAGCGCTCCCAGGGCGGCAAGGAAGGCATTCTTGTTCAAAGGGGTAAAGGTGTCCATGCAGAAGTACCCTGCCCGGACGGAGAGGTCCTGGGGAGGCCTGGCCGCGTTCCGCACGGGGAAGACATAGGGGTAGACGGACTCCCCCTCCGGCATGGACATGCAGACCTTTCTGAGGTAGGAGAAGAAGACGGCGCTGTGGACCTTCAGCACGTGCCGCTCGCCGAAATGACGGGCCTTCTTTTCCGTGAAGAGCCCCGAGGGAAGGATCTCCCGGAGGATGGCCTCCACCCGGACGGGAGACTCCACGTATCCCCTTTCCCTGACGTGGTGAATGGCGTGGTCACGGTTGACGAAGAGGGCTATCCGCTCGCCTTCGGGAAGGGCCGCGGCCACGGCGGTCCGTTTCGGGGCGGTCACGTACTTCAGGGGGCGGAGCTTCACCGGGTCGTCCCGAAAGGAGTCCATGACCATGCGGATATACTCCGGCGGGCAGAGATCTCCGTATTTCTTCCCCAGGATGGCGGCCACGATGAGCCGGGCCTTTTCCCTCCTCAGGGGCTCCCCTCTTCCCAGGCCGTCGAAGACCAGGTAGGGCGGATTGTCCTCTCCAGGCCCCAGGGGAGTCTCGTACTTCGTTCCCACCACGGGGACGGCGCCGTACCGCTCATAGAAGCGCAGCCGGGCTGCGTTCTGCTGCCGGATTTCCTCATCGCGGCTGAGTTCGGGGTCGTCGGGAAGGCATTCGAAGAAAAGCCCGCAACACCCGAGGTCCAGGGCTTCCTTCCGCACCCTCTCGTAGAGTACGCCTCCAATGCCTCCGCCCGCTTCGGCCCCCGGAACGGCGATATAGTCCAGAAAGGTGAACTTCAATAACGGATCGTAGAGGGCCAGGGCAAAACCGTAGACCTTCCCCGCCCCCTTCTCCGCGGCAAAGAGAATGGTCTGGAAGCCGTACTTGAGCTGGTTCCGCAGCTTCTCTGGAATGGATTCAGCCTCGCCGGGACGGGCGTCCGGAAATTGCTCCTTCAGGATCTCCCCGATGCGGACGAGAGCCTTTTCGTTTGCCGGGGAAAGATCATCGAAAATCCTCCGGATCCGGAACATCCGCGCCACCCCCTACACGGGACGCCTGGCCTTGCCCGAAAGCTCCTCGGGATCGAGGCGGAGCACCGTCACGGAGGCGCATTCCGCGGAGGAGAATTCATGGGAAAAGTCCTCCCCCGCGTATTTTTTCATGATCACCAGGAGGGCGGCGGCCTTCTCCCTCTCGTCCTCCACCATCGTTACCGGTCCCGATATCATGACGCTTTTGTAGAGCATCCCCCACCCGCAGGCCCGCTCCGCGGACCGCACAAGGTCCTCGTCGCACTGCGCCTGGAAGCAGCCCCGGGGATTCCGCGCGATGATGTCGAGCTTTCGTCCCTCCCGGGCGCAGTGGAAATAGACGGCGCCGTCCATTACTCCGAAACAGAGGGGAACCACGTAGGGCTCCCCGCCGCTGCAGAGGGCGAGATGCCCGGTGAACGCCCCGTCAAGTATTTCATAGATTTCAGCCCTGTCAGTGATCTCCCTGTCTTTTCTGCGTACCGGATGGCCCATTGTTCTGCCCTCCCCTGTTATATAAATGCTATACTGAACACAATGGAGGTATACGAGAGATGATCCGTTTGCCGACCGCCTCTGCCCTTGTATTTCTGTCAATTCTACACTTTTTTAGCTTTTCAGGCGAGGGAATGCCCCTTCCGCCGGAGGAGATCGCAGGAAAGTACCGGAACGCATCCCCCGTCCAGTGGGGGGAGCATGTTTCCGGGACAGCCTCGAGGATCGCCTCCGAAGGGAAGGAGGTGGCCCTCACATTCGACGCCTGCGGGGGAAAGAAGGGATCGGCCATGGACCGGGAACTCCTGGATTTTCTGAGGCGTGAGCGCATTCCGGCCACCTTCTTCCTGAGCGGGCCGTGGCTTGAGAAGAACAGGGAGACCACCCGGGAGCTGGGGGCGGATCCGCTGTTCGAGATCGGCAACCACGGAGCGGAGCACCGTCCCCTCTCCGTCACGGGACGGTCCGCCTACGGGATTCCCGGAACGGAATCCGTCTCCGGGGCGGCCCGGGAAGTGGAGGACAATGCCAGGTTCCTGGAGGAGATCACAGGGCGGAGGCCCCGGTATTTCCGCTCCGGCACGAACCACTACGACGAGGTGGCCGTGAGGGTGGCGGCGGACCTGGGGCATACATCGGTGAGCCATTCCCATAACGGGGACGGCGGAGCTTCCTATTCAAAAAAGAAGATCGCGGACGGCCTGCTCTCCCTCCGGGGAGGGGAGATTGTCCTGTTCCACATGAACCGGCCCGAAGGCCAGACTGCGGAGGGGCTGAAAGAAGCCCTGCCTCTTCTCCGGAAGAAGGGATTCCGTTTCGTGAAGCTCGGGGATCGCCCTCTCGTTTTCGAGGACGGCACCTCAGGCCCCTCAGCCGGAAAGGCATCCTCCGGACCGTATGGTATCATACGGGGGGATTCCGCTTTTTTTACCCGGCGGAAGGGATGTCAGCGCCGGACGGAGATGATGCCATGGATACAGTCATGTTCGAAAGATGGAGGGACTATCAGCCCCTCCGGGAGTCCGTTGAAAAATTTACCGCGACGGCAAAAAGCTATCTGACCGTCAGGGATTTCACCGAAACGGACGACCGGATCGCCGCCAGGAAGCTGTGGCAAGATCTCTCGGCCCAATACTGGGACG
The Aminivibrio sp. DNA segment above includes these coding regions:
- a CDS encoding Fur family transcriptional regulator, translated to MRSVDKIAASLREKGLKLTPQRRLIIEILSRDRSHPTVDEVYRQVVSIMPEVSRTTVYNTIREMASLGEIAEVQDLSDGGIRYDTCAVSHNHFFCLSCRSLIDVDVNLPGAESYSGALEGFQVLKQQLTLYGLCPDCRDKGLPPPGKGTGKRALKKF
- a CDS encoding NAD(P)-dependent oxidoreductase translates to MKPERGKTVVGFVGLGVMGHSMAGHIMRGGYELLVYNRSKEKALDLLTQGAVWKDDVHSLAEKSDVIITMVGFPADVEEVYLGEKGLLAGARPGTVLIDMTTSSPGLAARIAAAGAEKGVPVLDAPVSGGDRGAREGTLSIMVGGDEAVFNDMMPLFSLLGKNIVFQGGPGSGQHTKMANQIAIASNMMGVCEALAYSKKAGLDPEKVLSSISGGAAGSWSLSNLAPRILAGDFAPGFFVKHFIKDMKIALEEAERMGLDAAGLKKAFEQYGKVAARGLENEGTQALYKLYVE
- a CDS encoding class I fructose-bisphosphate aldolase; protein product: MNTLERIEQLLGDKAEYLLGHTCKTIGREMLILPGPDFVDRVTALSDRSIPVMRSMQTLFGSGRLAGTGYLSILPVDQGIEHSAGASFAPNPIYFDPENIVKLAIEAGCNAVASTLGVLSSVARKYAHKIPFVLKINHNELLSYPNKYDQILFASVEQARDMGAAAVGATIYFGSDESSRQIQEISTAFEIAHNLGMATILWCYLRNNAFKTAEKDYHVAADLTGQANHLGVTIGADIIKQKLPENNGGFTALKFGKTAKAVYEKLSSDHPIDLTRYQVANCYMGRAGLINSGGASGTNDLAEAVKTAVINKRAGGMGLILGRKAFQRPMKEGVEIIHAVQDVYLEKQVTIA
- a CDS encoding histone deacetylase family protein, giving the protein MFRIRRIFDDLSPANEKALVRIGEILKEQFPDARPGEAESIPEKLRNQLKYGFQTILFAAEKGAGKVYGFALALYDPLLKFTFLDYIAVPGAEAGGGIGGVLYERVRKEALDLGCCGLFFECLPDDPELSRDEEIRQQNAARLRFYERYGAVPVVGTKYETPLGPGEDNPPYLVFDGLGRGEPLRREKARLIVAAILGKKYGDLCPPEYIRMVMDSFRDDPVKLRPLKYVTAPKRTAVAAALPEGERIALFVNRDHAIHHVRERGYVESPVRVEAILREILPSGLFTEKKARHFGERHVLKVHSAVFFSYLRKVCMSMPEGESVYPYVFPVRNAARPPQDLSVRAGYFCMDTFTPLNKNAFLAALGALDCALSGAQALAEGRHLAYALVRPPGHHAERRLFGGFCYLNSAAAAAEYLSAFGRVAMLDVDYHHGNGQQDIFYRRSDVLTVSLHGHPRFAYPYFSGFEDEKGEGEGRGFNLNLPLPEHLSGQEYLDALRRVSRRISDHGARFLVVPFGGDTCKKDPTGTWSLVARDFENNGRLIGGLGLPVLAVQEGGYNTRLLGENVRAFFKGLFEASRSAGARLWSPASRDKRPARRE
- a CDS encoding pyridoxamine 5'-phosphate oxidase family protein codes for the protein MGHPVRRKDREITDRAEIYEILDGAFTGHLALCSGGEPYVVPLCFGVMDGAVYFHCAREGRKLDIIARNPRGCFQAQCDEDLVRSAERACGWGMLYKSVMISGPVTMVEDEREKAAALLVIMKKYAGEDFSHEFSSAECASVTVLRLDPEELSGKARRPV
- a CDS encoding polysaccharide deacetylase family protein; its protein translation is MPLPPEEIAGKYRNASPVQWGEHVSGTASRIASEGKEVALTFDACGGKKGSAMDRELLDFLRRERIPATFFLSGPWLEKNRETTRELGADPLFEIGNHGAEHRPLSVTGRSAYGIPGTESVSGAAREVEDNARFLEEITGRRPRYFRSGTNHYDEVAVRVAADLGHTSVSHSHNGDGGASYSKKKIADGLLSLRGGEIVLFHMNRPEGQTAEGLKEALPLLRKKGFRFVKLGDRPLVFEDGTSGPSAGKASSGPYGIIRGDSAFFTRRKGCQRRTEMMPWIQSCSKDGGTISPSGSPLKNLPRRQKAI